A portion of the Paenibacillus marchantiae genome contains these proteins:
- a CDS encoding glycosyl hydrolase, producing MWNGDAFENPEAQYRVHPFWFWNGDMEEGQIKRQIAEMSAQGVGGFFICPRQGLEIPYLSEAWFDKVRIAVEAAAACGMQVWLYDEYPYPSGMAGGEVTLDFPEAKQRQLVHQQIRVHGGDTVDHELPWGRILVAKAIPKDAQGKRLWHESIDLRNNIGNIQTDQVYQETGLTSYNRKRFFTYRTAFRLSWKAPAGEWDVIIFQEEEMDDFKYYGNFVDPCHKEAMSRFIELTHERYKEAIGEQFESVIKGMFSDEIAPLGRIPWSPQLPGYFSERCGYSLIESLPALLHGDVPDAERIRYDYYQSLHLLLRESYHKQVHDWCEEAGIQYAAEVPGVRMTTQLFSHMPGGDSAHEKIGRSLSWILERYGKKMRDNPKMVSSLARQLGRSRNLIECFHSVGWSMTLQDAKWMIDRMAAMGTNFFNFHAFFYTIGGLAKHDAPPSQFLQNPYWRHFRQLGDYTGRLSYLMSTGTADIRIAVLDPTTTFWSLMGNPLHGFEYGGEDEAERAKLDRLTNDWMRITSHLLENRRDYDHLDPELLAEAVLAEGTIQIGVARYEVLILPPMLNLEAAAWQQVKQFVEQGGTVISVGMPPHVAIQPGSPAGNEAAQFFGAGNQPHEAYWGNTGETGHDSSELMWQQGQGNAYFLPAGTGRGDDFSLELISLLLDQVLPEPICWIMEEESASLLMQTRQLSDGEFMIFLSNQEGQQLEGQLKMVAKRLWTDVDLSTGTRLLAERLDLETGQRESLPFTSSGGEWCISLKLAPYEAHVVRLTLQHAQEASEGNSFALNQTGTKSGADRLVTETENAPYTIQLPAEGPWRLETVQSNTLRMGEFNVTASNDNGVIFERNHVTVKPFIDQAAELSENHHLPLQFNQVFGTPKKASVAYPIQCKYTTTFELRTALAECLLFMDRAAISGDWTMEINGQPIGPDLFEPIEITDHHNIGCNITELLRSGLNEMIVTLEVTRDEEGIVDPLYLQGRFGVEFHHEGMVSLVREPDTSIRIGPEPQPLYPHFAGEMSYKRSFWVDQPAEEVASFELEFSNWQVQDVVEVRVNGYSLGVRCWSPYRWTGEASWLRAGDNDIEVRVTNTLIGLLEGTYFDSGSHSLQEAGHISAEE from the coding sequence ATGTGGAACGGGGATGCATTTGAAAATCCCGAGGCGCAGTACCGGGTTCATCCCTTTTGGTTTTGGAATGGGGATATGGAAGAAGGGCAAATCAAACGACAAATAGCCGAAATGTCTGCACAGGGCGTAGGTGGTTTTTTCATCTGTCCACGTCAGGGGCTGGAGATTCCCTATCTGTCCGAAGCATGGTTTGACAAGGTACGGATTGCAGTGGAAGCGGCGGCTGCCTGCGGTATGCAGGTATGGTTATATGACGAGTATCCCTATCCAAGTGGGATGGCTGGCGGTGAGGTGACACTTGATTTTCCCGAGGCGAAGCAGCGCCAGCTTGTGCATCAGCAGATTCGTGTTCATGGCGGAGATACAGTGGATCATGAGTTGCCGTGGGGTCGAATTCTAGTGGCGAAGGCAATACCCAAGGATGCGCAGGGCAAACGATTGTGGCATGAATCCATTGATTTGCGCAATAACATCGGCAATATCCAGACGGATCAGGTCTATCAGGAGACAGGACTCACGTCGTATAATCGAAAGCGGTTTTTTACATACCGAACGGCTTTCCGCCTGTCATGGAAAGCTCCCGCTGGGGAATGGGACGTGATTATATTTCAGGAAGAAGAGATGGATGATTTCAAATATTACGGCAACTTTGTAGACCCGTGTCACAAGGAAGCGATGAGCCGTTTTATTGAACTGACCCACGAACGGTATAAGGAAGCAATTGGAGAACAGTTTGAAAGCGTAATCAAAGGCATGTTCTCCGATGAAATTGCGCCGCTTGGGCGTATCCCCTGGTCTCCACAGCTTCCCGGCTATTTCAGTGAACGCTGCGGTTACAGTCTGATCGAGTCCCTACCTGCTCTGCTGCATGGCGATGTCCCAGACGCAGAACGTATCAGGTATGACTATTATCAGTCGCTACATCTGCTGCTCAGGGAGTCGTATCACAAACAGGTACATGACTGGTGTGAAGAGGCAGGGATTCAGTATGCGGCAGAAGTGCCCGGGGTACGTATGACCACGCAGTTGTTCAGTCATATGCCAGGTGGAGATTCGGCACATGAGAAAATCGGACGCTCCTTATCCTGGATTCTGGAACGGTATGGCAAGAAGATGCGCGACAATCCGAAGATGGTCAGCTCGCTTGCCAGACAGCTTGGCCGAAGCCGCAATCTGATTGAGTGTTTTCACAGTGTGGGCTGGTCGATGACTTTACAGGATGCCAAATGGATGATTGACCGAATGGCAGCCATGGGCACCAACTTTTTTAATTTCCACGCCTTTTTCTATACCATCGGCGGACTCGCCAAGCATGATGCACCGCCGTCCCAGTTTTTACAGAACCCGTATTGGCGTCACTTCCGGCAGTTGGGAGATTACACAGGACGTTTAAGCTATCTGATGAGCACCGGGACTGCGGATATTCGTATTGCCGTGCTTGATCCAACGACCACGTTCTGGAGCCTGATGGGCAATCCGTTACACGGGTTCGAATATGGCGGAGAAGACGAAGCAGAACGGGCGAAGCTGGATCGTCTCACGAACGATTGGATGCGGATCACCTCGCATCTGCTCGAAAACAGACGTGACTATGATCATCTGGACCCCGAGTTGTTAGCGGAAGCTGTGCTGGCCGAGGGCACAATTCAGATTGGTGTTGCACGTTATGAAGTGCTGATTCTTCCGCCGATGCTGAACCTGGAGGCGGCAGCCTGGCAGCAGGTGAAGCAGTTCGTAGAACAGGGGGGGACGGTTATATCGGTAGGTATGCCGCCGCATGTAGCCATCCAGCCAGGAAGCCCTGCAGGAAATGAGGCTGCACAGTTCTTTGGTGCAGGTAACCAGCCGCACGAGGCATATTGGGGCAATACGGGAGAAACAGGTCATGACAGCAGCGAATTGATGTGGCAGCAGGGACAGGGAAATGCCTATTTTCTACCTGCGGGAACAGGTCGCGGGGATGACTTCTCCTTGGAACTGATCTCCCTGCTGCTGGATCAGGTACTGCCCGAACCGATCTGTTGGATCATGGAAGAAGAAAGTGCGTCGCTGCTTATGCAGACCCGTCAATTATCGGACGGAGAGTTTATGATCTTTTTGTCCAACCAGGAAGGACAACAACTTGAAGGGCAATTGAAAATGGTAGCCAAGCGGTTATGGACGGATGTGGATCTTTCGACGGGTACACGTCTGCTGGCGGAACGGCTCGATTTGGAGACAGGACAGCGTGAATCATTGCCGTTTACCAGCAGTGGTGGTGAATGGTGCATTTCGTTAAAGCTTGCTCCCTATGAAGCACATGTGGTGAGGCTTACTTTACAACATGCTCAAGAGGCATCAGAGGGGAATTCTTTTGCTCTGAACCAAACAGGGACGAAGTCTGGCGCGGATCGTTTAGTTACCGAGACTGAGAACGCACCCTATACGATTCAGCTTCCTGCGGAGGGGCCATGGCGACTGGAAACGGTGCAGTCCAACACTCTTCGAATGGGAGAGTTCAACGTAACAGCTTCCAATGACAACGGTGTAATTTTTGAACGTAATCATGTTACAGTCAAGCCCTTTATTGATCAGGCGGCTGAATTGTCGGAGAACCATCATCTGCCGCTCCAGTTTAATCAGGTATTTGGTACACCGAAGAAAGCATCCGTTGCCTATCCAATCCAGTGCAAGTATACAACTACATTTGAGCTTAGAACGGCATTGGCAGAATGTCTGTTATTCATGGACAGGGCAGCGATATCAGGTGACTGGACCATGGAAATCAACGGTCAACCGATCGGACCTGATCTATTTGAGCCAATTGAAATTACCGATCACCATAATATTGGCTGCAATATAACTGAGTTGTTGCGCAGTGGCCTGAATGAAATGATCGTTACCTTAGAGGTCACGAGGGATGAAGAAGGTATCGTTGATCCGCTGTATCTACAAGGGCGGTTTGGCGTGGAATTCCATCATGAAGGCATGGTCTCTCTCGTTCGTGAGCCGGATACGTCGATCCGAATTGGGCCTGAGCCACAGCCGTTGTATCCCCATTTTGCAGGAGAGATGAGTTACAAACGAAGCTTCTGGGTGGATCAGCCTGCTGAAGAGGTGGCGTCTTTTGAACTGGAATTCAGTAACTGGCAGGTGCAGGATGTGGTAGAAGTACGGGTGAATGGTTACAGTCTGGGCGTTCGATGCTGGTCTCCATATCGCTGGACGGGAGAAGCCTCGTGGCTGCGAGCAGGGGATAACGATATTGAAGTACGAGTTACCAATACACTAATTGGACTGCTGGAAGGTACTTATTTTGACTCGGGCAGCCACAGTTTGCAGGAAGCCGGTCATATATCAGCTGAAGAATAA
- a CDS encoding extracellular solute-binding protein, translating to MGQKTGFKKGALLLSASLVLSTILGACSTDKAGSGTAAGGTDQITIMLPNFEAENPPDNSPVIQKLEELTKMDVNLQWVPSSSYEDKFNITLASGKLPDVMVVLGKSPSFINAARTGAFWELGPYLKDYPNLSKMNEIITNNASIDGKTYGIYRARALGRNGVTIRKDWLEKLGLEEPKTIDEFYNVLKAFTKDDPDGNGKDDTYGLVASKFTGPWDNMQIWFGAPNKWGEDGNRGLMPAHETPEYMEALKFFRQIYSEGLVNKDFAVMDATKLSDPFVNGQAGVMVDVADNAQRMDQKILEKDPSATGHVDVLQAMEGPNGLRDMPTSGYSGMIAISKSSVKTEEDLKKVLSFLDQLNEPELQALLGNGLEGKQYEKKEGYIIPTTDKLALRDVQGLNQILMFIPEDKTLRVQQTPVREKVAQVQKANEEIVIANPGEPLISDVYAQKGPQLDNIINDARIKFIVGQIDEKGFQDAVALWKSSGGDDYVKEVNELYAALK from the coding sequence ATGGGACAAAAGACGGGATTCAAAAAAGGCGCATTGCTACTCTCTGCATCATTGGTATTGAGTACGATTCTGGGAGCTTGCTCCACGGACAAAGCAGGTTCAGGAACAGCTGCGGGTGGCACGGATCAGATCACGATTATGCTTCCGAACTTTGAAGCGGAGAATCCGCCGGATAACAGTCCTGTGATTCAGAAGCTTGAGGAATTGACCAAGATGGATGTGAATCTGCAATGGGTACCGAGTAGCTCCTATGAGGATAAATTCAATATCACACTGGCTTCGGGCAAGCTGCCCGATGTTATGGTTGTGCTGGGTAAGTCCCCAAGTTTCATTAATGCGGCTCGTACTGGAGCTTTCTGGGAGCTTGGACCTTATTTGAAAGACTATCCGAACCTCAGCAAGATGAATGAAATTATCACTAACAATGCTTCTATCGATGGCAAAACCTATGGCATCTACCGCGCACGTGCTCTCGGACGTAACGGTGTCACGATCCGCAAGGATTGGCTGGAGAAGCTTGGTCTGGAAGAGCCAAAGACCATTGACGAGTTCTACAATGTATTGAAAGCGTTCACGAAGGATGATCCAGACGGCAACGGTAAAGACGATACCTACGGTCTGGTGGCGAGCAAATTCACAGGTCCTTGGGATAATATGCAGATTTGGTTTGGTGCACCCAACAAGTGGGGCGAGGATGGTAACAGAGGTTTGATGCCGGCACACGAGACTCCAGAATATATGGAAGCTTTGAAATTTTTCCGTCAAATCTATAGCGAAGGTCTGGTCAACAAGGACTTTGCCGTGATGGATGCAACCAAGTTGTCCGATCCGTTTGTGAACGGGCAAGCAGGCGTAATGGTGGATGTAGCAGATAACGCACAGCGCATGGATCAGAAGATTCTGGAGAAAGATCCGTCAGCAACTGGGCATGTGGATGTGCTTCAGGCAATGGAGGGGCCGAACGGTTTGCGTGACATGCCAACATCCGGCTATTCCGGCATGATTGCCATTTCCAAAAGCAGTGTCAAAACGGAAGAAGACTTGAAAAAGGTACTGAGTTTCCTGGATCAGCTGAATGAACCTGAATTGCAGGCGCTGCTGGGGAACGGTCTGGAAGGCAAGCAGTATGAGAAAAAAGAGGGTTACATCATTCCGACAACTGACAAACTGGCGCTGCGAGATGTACAGGGTCTGAATCAGATCCTTATGTTTATTCCAGAGGACAAAACACTTCGTGTGCAACAGACACCTGTTCGCGAAAAGGTTGCACAAGTGCAGAAAGCCAATGAGGAAATCGTCATTGCTAATCCTGGCGAACCGCTGATTTCCGATGTGTATGCCCAGAAAGGACCACAGCTGGATAACATCATTAATGATGCCCGTATCAAATTCATCGTGGGGCAAATTGATGAAAAAGGTTTCCAGGATGCTGTAGCACTGTGGAAAAGCAGTGGTGGCGACGATTATGTCAAAGAAGTGAATGAGCTGTACGCTGCACTGAAGTAG
- a CDS encoding carbohydrate ABC transporter permease has translation MNSRLYNSPAGRVFDIFNYVMLGILGILTVLPFLYIIGNSFATEAEITERSFFLIPKVFSFSAYEYIFSSSTIFRSIGVSIFVTVAGTLVNLFFTLTMAYPLSRSDFWGRNVMMNMVIFSMLFGGGMIPTYLVIRGLGLLDSYWALMLPGAISAFNLIVVKNFFQQMPPGLEEAARIDGCSDLGVLWRIVLPLSKPVIATFALFYAVGHWNNFFSALLYISDSDKWPLQVMLRQIVLLSQASVGDMANMDPNFVQPPEQSIKMAVIVVGTIPILLVYPFLQKHFAKGVMLGSIKG, from the coding sequence ATGAACAGCCGTCTATACAACAGCCCTGCCGGCAGAGTATTTGATATTTTCAATTACGTCATGCTGGGGATTCTGGGCATATTAACCGTCCTTCCTTTCCTGTATATTATAGGAAATTCATTCGCGACCGAAGCCGAGATTACCGAACGCAGTTTTTTCCTTATTCCGAAGGTGTTTTCGTTCAGTGCGTATGAGTATATTTTTTCCTCGTCCACCATCTTCCGCAGTATAGGGGTTTCGATATTTGTTACGGTTGCAGGTACATTGGTCAATCTGTTCTTCACACTGACGATGGCTTACCCACTGTCCCGAAGTGACTTCTGGGGCCGAAATGTCATGATGAACATGGTGATTTTCTCCATGTTGTTCGGCGGCGGGATGATCCCGACCTATCTCGTCATTCGTGGACTTGGACTTCTGGATTCCTACTGGGCCCTCATGCTTCCTGGCGCGATCAGCGCTTTTAACTTAATTGTTGTCAAAAACTTTTTTCAACAAATGCCGCCAGGGCTGGAGGAAGCGGCCCGCATCGACGGCTGTTCGGATCTTGGGGTACTGTGGCGAATTGTTCTGCCATTGTCCAAACCGGTGATTGCCACCTTTGCGTTATTCTACGCCGTAGGCCACTGGAACAACTTTTTCTCGGCACTCCTGTACATTTCTGACAGTGACAAATGGCCATTGCAAGTCATGCTGAGACAGATCGTTCTGCTCTCACAGGCCAGTGTCGGAGATATGGCAAACATGGACCCCAATTTTGTACAGCCACCGGAGCAGTCCATTAAAATGGCGGTCATTGTGGTTGGTACCATCCCGATTTTGCTGGTGTATCCGTTTTTGCAGAAGCATTTTGCCAAGGGTGTCATGTTAGGTTCAATTAAAGGCTAA
- a CDS encoding ABC transporter permease has translation MAALPMKRESNWKRQIKRNKWLYVLVLPGFLYFVIFKYLPMWGIVIAFQDYQPFLGIRDSQWVGMENFTNFFSNPDFFRLLRNTLVLALYDLIFFFPAPIIIALLLNEIRVAFFKRTIQTLVYVPHFVSMVIIASITYVFLTPQGGVLYDLISWITGKPIDVLASPGSFRPLIIVQMMWKEMGWGTIIFLAALAGVDTEQYEASIVDGAGRLRCMWHITLPAIRTTIVILLILRLGNFLDTGFEQIYLMTNSLNRDVADVFDTYVYTVGITQGAFSYSTAVGLFKSVVGIILVLGSNKLAKKFGHPGIY, from the coding sequence ATGGCCGCATTGCCGATGAAGCGGGAGTCCAACTGGAAGAGGCAGATCAAACGAAATAAATGGCTGTACGTGCTTGTGCTTCCCGGATTTTTGTACTTTGTCATTTTTAAATACTTGCCTATGTGGGGGATCGTTATTGCCTTCCAGGACTATCAGCCTTTTCTGGGCATTCGCGACAGTCAATGGGTGGGTATGGAGAACTTTACGAATTTCTTCTCCAATCCGGACTTCTTCCGATTGCTGAGGAATACGCTCGTCCTTGCCCTATATGATCTTATATTCTTTTTCCCGGCACCGATTATCATCGCTTTGTTACTTAATGAAATCCGGGTCGCTTTCTTCAAAAGAACGATTCAGACGCTGGTCTATGTACCTCACTTTGTTTCCATGGTCATTATCGCGAGTATCACTTATGTATTCCTGACTCCGCAAGGCGGGGTACTCTATGACCTGATTTCCTGGATCACAGGCAAACCGATCGATGTATTGGCAAGTCCGGGGTCATTCCGTCCGCTCATTATTGTTCAGATGATGTGGAAAGAGATGGGCTGGGGAACGATTATCTTCCTCGCAGCACTTGCAGGTGTGGATACAGAGCAGTATGAGGCTTCAATTGTGGATGGTGCAGGTCGATTACGGTGCATGTGGCACATCACGCTTCCAGCGATCCGCACGACCATTGTTATCTTGCTCATTCTCAGGCTGGGGAACTTCCTGGATACCGGTTTTGAACAGATCTATCTGATGACCAACTCTCTGAATCGTGATGTGGCAGATGTATTTGATACGTATGTATACACCGTCGGGATTACGCAAGGTGCATTCAGTTACAGTACCGCGGTTGGGTTATTCAAGTCGGTGGTCGGAATTATTCTGGTGCTGGGCAGCAACAAACTGGCCAAGAAATTCGGACATCCCGGAATCTATTAA
- a CDS encoding AraC family transcriptional regulator, translating into MLILLIASIPGLITGIVMYQLVVGRMENEFNQMHQSQIENRARNVDDQLAYLEMTLSHWAFEPRFGNALRTLDFVYYFNETQEIVTTLYVLQGSHPLIKSAQLYLQEPKPILFNRDYNELKDDAKIQAYNRYLTMGNHVYWTDWIASQSSDKASQTNDSILHTDPGNALVLVHKIPGESINPFGALIITLDNEKVASLLKTLTPYDEGLTFLMDKQGNTLVTGNPVAGKTDLAFEQQLKEEVALHADNHSFLFKYEDETYSVSYGSLSRIDSDWTYVSAAPLTSVTSPVKLVSKIIVIASAGSLILGLVLSWFASRRIYSPVARMLHLLTPGRSETTTDTRLDEFQLLEQQWNELTSQSLTAHRQLQEQLPHLRDSFVLQLVQGHLYAYNEQDLQQRMRNLGFEVEDQQFLLLQMYFTGYAQLQGRFGSQDTGLVTFAAVNIIEEVAKNVFSQISVMNFHDLSSAMLVIAPNDEPVKSQALLWGQELVEVIGQTLKMNVTVIVSRPAASPQELPGLFMEMEQAVAYRSVEDGSQILDLEDEQCFRRTEEASYPLGLEREILQAIRLGKKDESERVLEQFVTEITQAGSSEFQVQQMMLQLLGSIQHMMLQTGVTPYKLFGGCNMYERLSTIREPAQMMKWMIGEVLLPYVQEIEMRSQEPLKQVVERTMLFIDENYRNELSLEGCADAEQMTPYALSKAFKQVSGMNFIDYLTRVRMDAAKQLLRETTMKINDIAGAVGYQHSYFNRIFKKQEGLTPSQYRDRWLGK; encoded by the coding sequence ATGCTTATTTTGCTCATTGCCAGCATTCCCGGACTGATCACAGGCATCGTGATGTATCAATTGGTCGTTGGCCGGATGGAAAATGAATTTAATCAGATGCACCAAAGCCAGATTGAGAACCGGGCGCGAAACGTGGACGACCAACTCGCTTATTTGGAGATGACCTTGTCCCATTGGGCTTTTGAACCCAGGTTTGGCAATGCGCTGCGAACACTGGATTTTGTGTATTATTTCAATGAAACACAGGAGATCGTAACCACACTGTACGTATTGCAAGGCTCTCATCCGCTTATCAAATCCGCGCAGCTATATTTGCAGGAACCGAAACCGATTTTGTTTAACCGGGATTATAACGAATTGAAGGATGATGCAAAAATACAGGCCTACAACCGCTATCTGACGATGGGCAACCATGTGTATTGGACAGACTGGATTGCGAGCCAGAGCAGTGATAAAGCATCTCAAACGAATGATAGTATACTGCATACCGATCCGGGTAATGCACTGGTTCTTGTACATAAGATTCCGGGTGAAAGCATTAATCCATTTGGTGCGCTGATCATTACGCTGGATAATGAGAAAGTCGCCAGCTTGTTGAAAACGCTTACTCCTTATGATGAAGGGTTAACGTTCCTCATGGATAAACAGGGTAATACACTGGTTACCGGTAATCCGGTAGCAGGGAAGACCGATCTTGCTTTTGAGCAGCAGCTAAAAGAAGAAGTAGCCCTGCATGCAGACAACCATTCATTCCTGTTCAAATATGAGGACGAAACCTATTCCGTGTCCTATGGATCACTGAGTCGGATTGATTCGGACTGGACGTATGTCTCCGCAGCTCCGCTGACATCGGTGACCTCACCGGTGAAGCTCGTATCCAAAATCATCGTCATTGCGAGTGCTGGCAGTCTTATCCTGGGGTTGGTATTATCCTGGTTTGCTTCACGCAGAATATACTCTCCCGTAGCAAGGATGCTCCATTTATTGACGCCGGGCAGGAGTGAAACGACAACAGATACCAGGCTAGATGAATTCCAGCTGCTGGAACAACAGTGGAACGAATTGACTTCGCAGAGTCTGACCGCCCATCGACAATTACAGGAGCAGCTTCCCCATTTGCGGGACAGTTTTGTATTACAACTGGTGCAGGGGCATCTGTATGCCTATAACGAGCAGGATCTTCAGCAGCGGATGAGGAATCTTGGATTTGAGGTGGAAGACCAGCAGTTTTTGCTGCTTCAGATGTATTTTACGGGCTATGCCCAGTTACAGGGTCGATTTGGGAGCCAGGATACAGGGCTCGTTACCTTTGCAGCAGTTAATATCATTGAAGAAGTTGCCAAAAATGTTTTCAGTCAAATTAGTGTAATGAACTTTCACGACCTGTCTTCAGCCATGCTTGTGATTGCTCCCAACGACGAGCCTGTGAAATCACAAGCGTTATTATGGGGACAAGAGTTGGTGGAGGTCATAGGTCAGACTTTGAAAATGAACGTGACGGTGATCGTAAGTCGTCCTGCTGCTTCCCCGCAGGAATTGCCGGGATTATTCATGGAGATGGAGCAGGCGGTTGCTTATCGCAGCGTGGAGGACGGGAGCCAGATTCTCGATTTGGAGGATGAGCAATGTTTCCGCAGAACGGAAGAAGCCTCGTATCCACTGGGGCTGGAACGTGAGATCCTTCAGGCGATCAGGCTTGGGAAGAAGGATGAGTCTGAGCGTGTACTGGAGCAATTTGTGACCGAGATCACCCAAGCGGGCAGTTCCGAATTCCAGGTGCAGCAGATGATGCTTCAATTGCTGGGAAGTATTCAGCATATGATGCTGCAGACCGGGGTAACGCCTTACAAGCTGTTTGGTGGCTGCAACATGTATGAGCGCTTGTCCACGATTCGCGAACCTGCACAAATGATGAAATGGATGATCGGAGAAGTATTGCTGCCATATGTTCAGGAGATCGAGATGCGTTCCCAGGAGCCGCTGAAGCAGGTAGTGGAACGTACGATGTTGTTTATTGATGAGAATTATAGAAACGAACTTTCCCTGGAAGGCTGTGCAGATGCGGAGCAGATGACCCCTTATGCATTAAGCAAGGCATTCAAGCAAGTATCGGGCATGAATTTCATTGATTATTTAACACGGGTACGAATGGATGCGGCGAAGCAATTGCTGCGTGAGACCACGATGAAAATCAATGATATCGCAGGAGCTGTTGGATACCAGCACAGTTACTTTAATCGGATTTTCAAGAAACAGGAAGGTTTAACCCCGAGCCAGTATCGGGATCGATGGCTAGGTAAATAA